In Planctomycetia bacterium, one genomic interval encodes:
- the pdhA gene encoding pyruvate dehydrogenase (acetyl-transferring) E1 component subunit alpha has product MSIVAASLDRDRALRLLGKMILIRRFEEKCVELYGAQKIRGFLHLYVGEEATATGVMENLLPDDAVLATYREHGQALARGVSARAIMAEMYGKQEGCARGRGGSMHIFDAATRFYGGNAIVAGGLPVAVGLALADKMQGRRRVTACFFGEGAVAEGEFHESMNLAALWKLPVLFVCENNLYAMGTALRLTESVTDIASKGAGYGIAAAAVDGMDVLAVSEAAADAVALVREGSPYLLEARTYRFRAHSMFDAELYRPKDEVAEWKKRDPIVTFSQKCRDSGLLSAAELAELERTADREIDEAVAFAESGTWEPIADLTRFVYSEKRSV; this is encoded by the coding sequence ATGAGCATCGTGGCAGCAAGTCTCGATCGGGATCGCGCGCTGAGACTTCTCGGAAAGATGATTCTAATTCGTCGGTTCGAAGAGAAGTGCGTCGAACTGTACGGCGCGCAAAAAATCCGAGGGTTTCTCCACCTCTATGTCGGTGAAGAAGCGACGGCGACGGGCGTGATGGAGAATCTGCTTCCCGACGACGCCGTGCTGGCGACCTATCGCGAACATGGCCAAGCTTTGGCCCGAGGAGTCTCCGCCCGAGCGATCATGGCCGAGATGTACGGCAAGCAAGAGGGTTGCGCACGCGGTCGGGGCGGCTCGATGCATATCTTCGACGCCGCAACCCGATTCTACGGCGGCAATGCGATCGTCGCCGGGGGACTGCCCGTCGCCGTCGGTCTGGCGCTGGCCGACAAGATGCAAGGTCGGCGGCGTGTCACGGCGTGTTTCTTCGGAGAAGGGGCGGTTGCGGAAGGGGAGTTTCACGAGTCGATGAATCTGGCGGCGTTGTGGAAGCTCCCCGTATTGTTCGTCTGCGAGAACAATCTTTACGCGATGGGAACGGCGCTGCGACTCACCGAGTCGGTCACCGACATTGCGAGCAAGGGGGCCGGCTACGGCATAGCCGCCGCGGCCGTCGATGGAATGGACGTGCTCGCCGTCTCCGAGGCGGCTGCCGACGCCGTCGCCCTCGTGCGCGAAGGAAGTCCGTATTTGCTGGAGGCTCGCACCTATCGATTTCGTGCGCATTCGATGTTCGACGCCGAACTCTACCGCCCCAAAGACGAGGTCGCGGAGTGGAAGAAACGAGACCCCATCGTGACTTTCTCGCAGAAGTGCCGAGACTCGGGGCTCCTCAGTGCGGCGGAACTCGCCGAACTGGAACGGACCGCGGACCGCGAAATCGACGAGGCGGTTGCGTTCGCAGAGTCGGGAACATGGGAGCCGATCGCCGATCTCACTCGTTTCGTCTACTCGGAAAAGAGATCCGTATGA
- the acsA gene encoding acetate--CoA ligase: MPFPVIRKSPSNDRSPFHLGDYDRIRSEFTWDRVRAELGSDAADASFNLASLAVDRHARGPNANRTALRWLGKDGSVKTFSYVDLARQSNRLANVLRTLGLGKGDSVFSLLGRIPELYFAALGTLKNASVFCPLFSQFGPEPIFQRLHRGDGKLLVTTTALYDKKVAALRERLPQLKTVLLVDEAEDRSSDVRSLPRLIAAASDEFAIPPTSPDDLALLHFTSGTTGMPKGALHVHEAALTHFATGKYVLDFRSDDVFWCTADPGWVTGTSYGIFSPLLHGVVNLVDEADFDAERWYRILQDERVTVWYTAPTAIRRLMRIPGEPRQQYDLSSLRLVLSVGEPLNPEAVVWGAEALGLPIHDNWWQTETGGIMVANFPSMDTRPGSMGKPLPGIESAIVSRVDGNVEVVAEPDVEGELALKTGWPSMFRGYLHDDQRYRNCFSGDWYLSGDLARRDADGYFWFVGRSDDIIKTSGHMVGPFEVESALMEHPAVAEAGVIGKPDALIGQLVKAFVVLKQPNVPSEALQAELLGFGRKRLGPAVAPKEIEFAASLPKTRSGKVMRRLLKARELGLPEGDLSTLETDT, translated from the coding sequence ATGCCCTTCCCGGTCATCAGAAAGTCGCCGAGCAACGATCGATCGCCTTTTCACCTCGGCGATTATGATCGAATCCGCTCGGAGTTCACCTGGGATCGCGTCCGGGCCGAACTCGGATCCGATGCTGCGGACGCGAGCTTCAATCTCGCTTCTTTGGCCGTCGATCGTCACGCACGTGGTCCGAACGCAAATCGCACGGCGTTGCGGTGGCTGGGGAAGGACGGCTCGGTAAAAACCTTCTCCTACGTCGATCTCGCTCGGCAGAGCAATCGACTTGCGAACGTCCTACGAACTCTCGGGCTCGGTAAAGGGGATTCCGTTTTTTCGCTGTTGGGGCGGATTCCGGAACTGTACTTTGCGGCGTTAGGAACCCTCAAAAACGCCTCCGTGTTCTGCCCCCTGTTCTCGCAATTCGGCCCGGAGCCGATTTTTCAACGACTCCACCGCGGCGACGGCAAGCTGCTGGTAACGACCACGGCGCTGTACGACAAGAAGGTCGCGGCGCTGCGAGAACGACTCCCGCAATTGAAGACCGTGCTGTTGGTCGACGAGGCCGAAGACCGATCGTCCGACGTCCGTTCGCTGCCCAGGCTGATCGCGGCCGCGTCCGATGAGTTCGCCATTCCTCCGACATCGCCGGACGACCTCGCCCTACTGCACTTCACAAGCGGCACGACGGGAATGCCGAAAGGCGCGCTGCACGTTCACGAAGCGGCGCTGACACACTTCGCGACCGGCAAATACGTGCTGGACTTTCGTTCGGACGACGTCTTCTGGTGTACTGCCGATCCAGGTTGGGTCACCGGCACATCGTACGGCATCTTCTCACCGCTTCTTCACGGCGTCGTAAACCTAGTCGACGAAGCCGATTTCGACGCCGAACGCTGGTATCGCATTCTGCAGGATGAGCGCGTCACGGTTTGGTATACCGCGCCGACGGCGATCCGCCGCCTGATGCGAATCCCCGGCGAACCTCGTCAGCAATATGACCTTTCTTCGCTACGACTAGTGCTGAGTGTCGGCGAGCCGTTGAATCCTGAGGCCGTCGTGTGGGGAGCGGAAGCACTCGGTCTGCCGATTCATGACAATTGGTGGCAGACGGAAACCGGCGGTATCATGGTTGCGAATTTTCCGTCGATGGACACTCGGCCCGGCTCGATGGGCAAGCCGTTGCCGGGAATCGAATCGGCGATCGTGAGTCGCGTCGATGGAAACGTCGAAGTGGTCGCCGAGCCCGACGTCGAGGGAGAACTGGCTCTCAAGACCGGTTGGCCTTCGATGTTTCGCGGCTATCTCCACGACGACCAACGTTATCGCAACTGCTTCAGCGGCGATTGGTATCTAAGTGGCGATCTCGCCCGACGCGACGCCGACGGCTACTTCTGGTTCGTAGGCCGTTCCGACGACATCATCAAAACCTCCGGTCATATGGTAGGACCGTTCGAGGTGGAAAGCGCGCTCATGGAACATCCCGCCGTGGCCGAAGCGGGGGTGATCGGCAAGCCCGATGCGTTGATCGGCCAATTGGTGAAGGCGTTCGTCGTCCTCAAGCAGCCGAACGTGCCGAGCGAAGCGCTCCAAGCGGAATTGCTAGGGTTCGGCCGAAAGCGGCTCGGGCCGGCCGTGGCGCCGAAGGAAATCGAGTTCGCCGCAAGTCTGCCGAAGACACGTAGCGGCAAAGTCATGCGACGCCTCCTCAAGGCGCGTGAGCTTGGACTCCCTGAGGGAGATCTATCGACGCTGGAGACCGACACATGA
- a CDS encoding PAC2 family protein yields MAEDVAAETPKLRFNHPWFVAVWPGMGNVAMNAGVYLLAKLGMNVFGEMDTRGSFDIEQVETSDGLILPLRHPQNRLFAWTDPQGKHDLIVFIGEAQPPLGKHAFCSQLIELARRFNAERVFTFAAMATEMTPSEPSRVFCATTDGSLLDELKRHRLEMLRSGRIGGLNGLLPAVAAEASLPGICLLGEMPHVFSQLSYPKASLSILEAFCSVTGMSVDLSELEQQAEAVDQRLAPLWDQLQEAVRRARKPDEESESAVIPSPEEEGIDPQENQRLELLFEQAGKDRTKAFELKQELDRLGVFKDYEDRFLDLFKHPQ; encoded by the coding sequence ATGGCGGAAGACGTCGCGGCCGAAACGCCGAAGCTTCGTTTCAATCACCCTTGGTTCGTTGCCGTTTGGCCCGGCATGGGAAACGTGGCGATGAACGCGGGAGTCTATCTGCTCGCGAAGCTCGGTATGAACGTCTTTGGTGAGATGGACACCCGCGGCTCGTTCGACATCGAACAAGTCGAGACATCCGATGGCCTGATCTTACCTCTACGTCATCCGCAGAACCGGCTTTTCGCTTGGACCGATCCGCAAGGGAAGCATGACTTGATCGTGTTCATCGGCGAGGCGCAGCCGCCGCTCGGTAAACATGCCTTCTGCAGTCAATTGATCGAGCTGGCACGTCGGTTCAACGCGGAACGAGTATTCACTTTCGCTGCCATGGCGACGGAAATGACCCCGTCGGAGCCGTCGCGAGTTTTTTGTGCCACGACCGACGGTTCGCTGCTCGACGAATTGAAGCGACATCGCCTCGAGATGCTCAGAAGCGGACGGATCGGCGGACTTAACGGCTTGCTCCCCGCCGTTGCGGCGGAAGCCAGCCTGCCGGGGATCTGTCTTCTCGGCGAAATGCCGCATGTCTTCAGTCAACTGTCGTATCCCAAGGCCTCGCTGTCGATCCTCGAAGCGTTTTGCTCCGTGACCGGTATGTCCGTTGACCTGAGCGAGCTTGAGCAGCAAGCCGAAGCCGTCGATCAACGGCTCGCTCCGCTCTGGGATCAGCTGCAGGAAGCGGTACGGCGAGCTCGGAAACCGGACGAGGAATCGGAGTCGGCCGTCATTCCGTCGCCGGAAGAAGAAGGAATCGATCCGCAGGAAAATCAACGCTTGGAGCTGTTGTTCGAGCAGGCCGGCAAGGACCGCACGAAGGCGTTCGAGCTGAAGCAGGAGCTCGATCGGCTGGGGGTGTTTAAAGACTATGAGGACCGATTTCTGGATCTCTTTAAGCATCCCCAGTAA
- a CDS encoding DUF4404 family protein, giving the protein MSNETETLHDRVDACRRHLTTAELNADVRGELLQLLADLDERLANQASSSKSTTAKFRTEQQTLPSPIERLRDLERSVEATHPVLCGLVGNLADSLSRLGI; this is encoded by the coding sequence ATGTCGAACGAAACCGAGACCTTGCACGATCGAGTCGACGCATGTCGCCGGCACCTGACGACGGCGGAACTCAACGCGGACGTGCGCGGCGAATTATTGCAATTATTGGCCGATTTAGACGAGCGACTTGCGAACCAAGCCTCGTCGTCGAAGTCTACGACGGCGAAGTTCCGGACCGAGCAACAGACGCTCCCGTCACCGATCGAGCGTTTGAGAGACCTCGAACGGTCCGTCGAAGCGACCCATCCGGTGCTTTGCGGACTGGTCGGGAATTTAGCCGACTCGTTGAGTCGCCTGGGAATCTGA
- a CDS encoding site-2 protease family protein, translated as MNWSWKIGEVRGIGVYVHATFFILLAFAFYSEWSERRGFVAALEGVGFVLAIFGCIVLHELGHALTAARFGIKTRDITLLPIGGVARMERIPENPRQELWVALAGPAVNMVIAAVVFAGLQLTHSYVPVEQLTPNDVPFLQRLLVVNVFLGLFNLLPAFPMDGGRVLRALLATRLDYARATQIAASVGQSLALLLALVGILANPVLLFIALFVWIGAAQEAGEVRMKSTLNGISVAKAMLTDFQSLAPQDSIQRAIQLILAGSQHDLPVVDTARVVGVLTRTDLLSSVARAGGEGTVETAMQRTFSTAHAEEPLTVAIERFQTRDCPTMPVLRNEELVGLLTLENVGELVMIREALESAQRAAHA; from the coding sequence ATGAATTGGTCTTGGAAAATCGGAGAAGTGAGAGGCATCGGCGTCTACGTGCATGCCACGTTCTTCATTCTGTTAGCATTCGCTTTTTACAGCGAATGGTCGGAGCGACGAGGTTTCGTCGCGGCGTTGGAAGGAGTCGGATTCGTGCTTGCGATCTTCGGTTGCATCGTCCTGCACGAGCTCGGCCATGCTCTGACCGCCGCTCGATTCGGCATCAAGACGCGCGATATCACGCTGCTACCGATCGGCGGAGTCGCACGCATGGAGCGAATCCCCGAGAATCCCCGTCAGGAACTCTGGGTCGCATTGGCCGGCCCGGCGGTGAATATGGTCATCGCCGCCGTCGTGTTCGCCGGTTTGCAGCTCACGCATTCCTATGTCCCGGTGGAACAACTGACGCCGAACGACGTGCCCTTCTTGCAAAGGCTCCTAGTCGTGAACGTCTTCCTCGGGTTATTTAATCTCTTGCCGGCGTTTCCCATGGACGGCGGGCGGGTGTTGCGAGCCTTACTCGCCACGCGACTCGACTACGCGCGTGCGACGCAAATCGCGGCGTCGGTCGGGCAATCCTTGGCGCTGCTGCTCGCGTTGGTCGGCATCCTGGCGAACCCGGTTCTTTTGTTCATCGCGCTCTTCGTCTGGATTGGCGCCGCCCAGGAAGCCGGTGAGGTCCGAATGAAGTCAACGCTCAACGGTATCTCGGTCGCGAAGGCAATGCTCACCGACTTTCAAAGCCTCGCTCCGCAAGATTCGATCCAGCGTGCCATTCAGTTGATCCTCGCCGGCTCTCAGCATGACTTGCCCGTCGTCGATACGGCTCGGGTCGTCGGCGTGCTGACCCGGACCGATCTCCTCAGCTCGGTCGCTCGGGCCGGCGGCGAGGGAACGGTTGAAACGGCGATGCAACGAACGTTCTCGACGGCTCATGCCGAAGAGCCGCTCACCGTCGCAATCGAGCGCTTTCAAACTCGCGACTGCCCGACGATGCCCGTGCTTCGTAATGAAGAGCTCGTCGGTCTACTCACGTTGGAGAATGTCGGGGAATTGGTGATGATTCGCGAAGCTCTGGAAAGCGCGCAACGAGCCGCTCACGCATGA